In Plasmodium vivax chromosome 14, whole genome shotgun sequence, the genomic window GGTGACTCCAAAAGGAACCCCCCAATATGCCAGACTCGTACAGCACTctgcccttccccctttggtagTCCCTTACGTACAGCTTTTCATGGTGCCTCATGTACTTCCCAATACTGCATATCCTATGTTCCACGTTATCtttcacatttattttgtctacTTCATCCTttaataacaattttatggAGTCAAAATCGGTGGAGAAGATGACATTTTCGAAGAACTCCCTCTGTATGTTTTCATCCCGAGGGAGCAGAACATCActaggtattttttttttcttaattttgtctTTTATCTTTTCGGAAAAAGTATTCCTCCTAAATGGTAAGGAACTGCTCTGACTGATATACtgctgtaatttttttctcaccataTCATGTCCAAATAcgtttatttcttcttcacttggGGGGCATTTTTCGACGCATAAAAAGCTGCTATATAAGAAGTGGTGCATAatgcttttccccttctcgtCCAGCGTGGACGATGACATCACATTTCTGAGGCAGTCTTCAAAAGATGGGACATCCTCTCCGCAAAAGTGTTCGAGTGCTTCCACTAAAATGTAATTTCCCGATTTGCTCCTCCCCTGCAATCTCAAACTGTTTTgatgtttcgttttttcaccCAACTGCTTGGTTAGCTTGCTAGACAGACTCTTCCTCAGATACAATTCATCCTCCTCGTATTGAACGTACAACTCGTTCATGTAGCATGCTTTAATCCTTTCTTTGTAGTCGACCCGATTTAGCAGGCTTGCCAGCTCGCgcaatttataattaaaaagttccCTTTTCTGTTCTATCCCTCTCCACAGCAAATACGATTTGTTagcaaaaaatttgaagtgcATTTTGGGGATGCCCCTTTCTCGGTCCACCTTTCTCTCATCattaataaaagaattttcaCTTTCTATAGTGTACACCTCATTAGGGGAGTAAAAGTTACTATAGTGCACGTCGAACTGGAGACCAAGCAGGGTGTCCTTAAGTTGGTTCCCTTCGTAATGTTTAACCAAGGAGAGCACATTTTCTGTAAAAAGAATCTGCCGTTTGTATCCCAATTTGATGCACAAGCcgattaaaatttttagaatAACCTTTTCTGCCTCGGTTAGGTACGAATGGACATTCAGTTTTAATTTGCATAAATAGTCTCCATGGTGGGTACCCATTCTGGGGGTTATCACCCCACTGGGGTTCTTCTCCGTGGATGCACCAGCTTCGTCTGAACTATTCACAAAAATCGTTTTATCGGAACGTATCAAATGGTTTGACTGCGTAAAGTCGCCATGATTgcttgcccctttttcttcatcacttctcctcctttctATGTCGAACCCTAAGTAGAGAGGGTGTAGCTCATCCTTACCATCATCGcattttacaatttcgtATGAATTgtcatatatgtaatatttacAGACGAAGTTTATTTCCTGCACGTGTTTGGATCCCTTCGAGTGAACCATATCCCCATAGAGGACGTCCaccttttttattcttacATAAGATgaggggaaaatatttttacaaaccaAGTTGGAAATACGCTTAACAAAATGATTTCTCTTTCTATTGCATATGGAAAGTAGCTTCAAATTGTGGAACACGTCTTCCGCTTCCAGCGTGTTTTTGCCTAAAGCTAAGTCATCCCCCGTGGACtcttcataaatttttagcAACTCCCTTTTGCTAAATTCGTAAATTCGTATTGAGCTGCAAAGCAGATATTTGAGGAGACAAACTGACAGGAGTGGGGTGAAGAGGGCTTTGTCCGTCATGTTGGGGGGAGtcagaagaggaagaaaaagaagaagaaaaagaagaagaaaaaaaagtgcaacgTGTTAATTCTGCTTAACTGGCATTATGTGCCACATTATGAAGAACGAACAAAAAGGCtacttcccttttccttGTCCACCGACTAAGCGCGTTAATGTAGACTGGACATTTTGCACTTACCCTCGTGCAGTTCGtcttcacaaaatggttTACACCCTATGCATGCTTCAacttttgaatttttttttttattttattatttttaagttttttaattgtttttttttccggcaTCATTTGAACACTTGTGAGCACCTTCTTCACGTTGCCCATTCTCGTCAACACACTCTttcgatgaaaaaaaattgccacatTATGGCTACGCACGTACCACCGTTTTGATCTTTCCCAACTGTGAAGGCCACCCTTTCGAGCTTGAAAAATTCACCATTGATGGAATTGACCCCCTCGTAGAAACGCCCATCTACACGCACACACACGAGCGCGCATTTTCGGAAAAGGGAAGTTACGCCAGTGGTACAAACTATGGCACACGTAAAGAGGAAGGACAATGGATAGTCACCTCAACGATATTTTCTGACCTTTCCACATTTTCCTCTTGAAATGACCAACTTGGCAGTACAGCAAATTGTTACACTGCCAAACTGTcaattgggggggaaaaaatagcgaGACGCATTTCCCGTTTCAAGTGccttttttagaaaatgtcTAGATTGCCCCAAACCCCTGTGCAGAGGGGAGTCACCTTCTGCTGCGCCATAATAACTGCACACATTGCAGCACCCGCTACTTTCACAAATGAGCAATGTTAGCCTAACGTCCCTGTCTTCCCACCACATTTAGACGCGCTCATCATCACAGAACGTGTTTACCATACGACTGTGCAAAAAATGCCTCTTTCCTGTCAGCAGTGGTAGGCGATGTGCATAGCCGTTAGACCAAATTCCAGCGGttataacaaaaattgaAACCCAATTCGCTCCTCATTTTGAgtgaatttttaaacaacGAAAGGCATACCCGTTGAAAAAAGCAGAGAAGAAAACGATTTTTCATGCGTGGTAAACCCAAACAAAATTGCGCTTACCCCCCCATGTGCCATCTTACCAAAATAGCCTTTTTGTAAAACCCTCCCCATAACGAAACCCATTCTGCATTTCTTCCTTACCcccttttcgcaaaaaaaattacgccaTGGGATAGGAACTACGTAAAATGTTtcgccgcaaaaaaaagggaaacaaaattgttacaGAAATTCGTAAAAACAGTGTGCATAATATTGAATGTGtaccttttttgaaaatttaatgtttttgtttcttcccattttttcgtttaatCCTTCCAGGgaatacacacaaaaaaggcgtATGCGCATCGACCTGTGGTTTgttttattccattttgtaaGTCATACGCAAAGGGCAGcacaaaaaggatgaaaaaaaaaaaaaaaaaagcgcacatttttgtcatCCCAggtgataattttttaatgtggttcgaaataaaaaataaaaaaaaagggatttgCATTAAAATAGggttcttttcttttcccataatatatattttttttttttatcatgtGGTCTTTTGTGACGGCCACTAAAAGGAACATCAATGTATAAATGTGCACACGTTCCAATTGTATGCAGCAGGCTTCAGGGTTTCAACGATCGGCTCCTCTTTCACCTGTTCCACTACACATGTGTTAAGCTATTTCATATTGTGTCATATTATCTCATTTTGTTTCTAAAATTTAACTCCTTCATTTATGTGTACGTGAAAGGCACGTCGCGCAGCTCAGTCCTTTGTTCACCTGCTTGACGCTGAacaatagttttttttttttttttttttattcacccTTTCCTTGAGGTATTCATTCCAGCGCGTACTTTTCAGCATTTTACATGAGAAGcgttataaaaaaagcaaaccaGTTAAACCACTTAAAACCAGTTCGAATCAACCCATGGAGGTCTTGGTTTCTCACGTACACATGCACAAACATGCGCAAGCGATGTGCACATTTCGCCCCCTCCTAAGAATCGTGGAATGAACGAAATAATTTCCCGCATgcacgtttttttaaaaaaaaaaggaacataaTGGGACAAGCGAAACGAAGCAAATGAAACGCTGCTGAAAAACGCTGCGAAAAAACGCAGCGAAGAAGCGCAGTGAATGAATGCTAAAGTAACCCTTCCTGTGCCTCAGGTTGCGCGGCAGGCTTGGAGCCACATAAGAATTAACTTGGGCAcatacaaaaaattgcacctGTAAATGTACTGCAATGCAAAAACAGAACTCGTATTTTTAAGCCAATAAAATTAGCGCGCTCATGCGATGAAATTTATTCTGACTTGTGAGAAGAACGCCCAACTTTCTTTGGGTAGGTTCACGCCATTCTCGCTCATTTTAGCACATCCACTAATTCGGGTGCGAATGCCGCTTTGTTCCCCCAAAATAACACAGTTCACCAGTTTGATTACTGCCCGTCGTACCCCTCTTGAGGAAGATTAACGAAACGCAGATGGATGCATACAAGCAAAACggtgttcattttgtttttcccgttcgcgtattttttttttaagctgctATGCATGCTTAATTAAAAGGCAAGAGGCATTTATTTGCTAATTGTGAacgaaaaattttttttttgcatattcttttcctttttatttttcttttgctttttttttttttttttaacaaacttGCGCGTAGGCATTTTTTATCAGCCCTGCAactattcccctttttaaattccaaTTTCCGTTTTGCGTGATCATGCGATGTTACGATGGTATAGTGACATTGCGACGTAGTGGCGTGCTGACTTACGTTACGACGCCCTGTTGTTAACAAAGCGATCGCGCTGCAGTGTTAGGAGGTTGAACCTAGCGCAGGGGCCAAGCATAAACGCGTACaagtaaatatatgcaatatGCGTGTATACGTATGCCCGTTCGTATACGCTTTTTCttgtacacatatgtaccAGCCTTACCACTTTCCAACAATACGCATACATATTTGTACTCTCAAGTGCAAGTAGGACCAACAtagaaaatgtttttctcttattttttttaacttcttgTGTTGTTCCTAAAACCGAAGAGGAAGCATTTGGCCTCGCGCTTTCTCCTGCGAAGGTTTGCCATCCCCCGCTGCGCCGCTCCAGATGTGATTAGGTAGGGAGAAGTGACAGCCTTGTTTAAAGAGAAGCGCAACAGGAAGGCATCATAAGCGGAGTAGCGGCGTAATAGCAGCGCAAATAGCGGCGCAGTAGCTGGCGAAGCGGCTGACGAAGAGTGGTCGCAGAGTCGATCGCAGAGCCGATCGCGAAGTAAGCGCAATAGTTGGCCCGTATAAGGACCCCCCCCGCGGAAGCAGCCATCTCCCCCCCGAGCCGCAAACAAAATGATGCTCGCCAAGTTGCTAGCGCGGCTAGCGGTGTTTAGCCTTACTTGCTGGCTCCAGAGGACACACGCCCTGCAGAAAGAGTGCGACTTTAATTTCAACGTCAAGTTGttatcaaatatatatgacaAGTACAATGGGAAGCACATAGAAGAACCCGAGGGGAGCACAGACTACTGTACCAATTTGGAGAGTTTAAACTCGCTCAAAGCCTTCTGGcaattaaaattgaaatcCCTATGCACAGAAGAAACGTCCATTTTGGATAAGCAAGTATTTAACAATATTTGCAGCAAAACGTACAAAGTGCCCCATGTAACGTTGAGCGGGTTAGAAGTAGGCAAGGATGTTGTTAATATCgaatttttttgcgcccacTTCTTATATAGTAACAACAAAGAGGTTATAAAATGTGTACGACATAACGTTTTGAAGAATTACCTAGATTCCTATCACATAGCTTTTGATTTATCCGTTTCGCAAGAGTTGCTAAAGCAGTCGAACCATGTGGATGaagttttaaatttaaaaaacatagaCGGATTGGCTCTCACCAAAAGGATAATAGACGATTCTGTGTGCAGGATACATTCCAGTGTACATACCTTTATGAATAAGCACGACTTTGAGTTGTTCAAAGCGTTAGTAGGTTTATGTACGAAGCTCGGTTTCCACAATCATTTTATCATAACGGATAACATCCACCCGTTGACTACTCCCCTATTTAATGAAATACCCTACAGTTTAAATTCTCTCAATTTTAACATACAAAATAGTACCATGTACTATACAAATTACGAATACTTTGTGTATAATGTTAAGCTGGCCGATATAGACCACATCCTCGGTTCGTATATGTCCCCATCTGCCCTGGCCgtaagcaaaaataattcgTACGTAACGTGGATAGGTCTCAACAAAGACAACACTttgtataagaaaaaattcgcTGAATTGTATAGCCTCCTAGATAACAATAAGTACATCGATAGGATTGTTCAGTGCTATAGTAAGTACACGTCCAAGTACTATGGAAGtagtataaaatattttttacgatATATTccggaaaataaaagagatGTGATGCAAAATAATccgaaaatttttatttacattattaatGGCATATGTAAGAACATCCCGTCCATTCACAAATGTGttgagaaaattattttccttgaTGGAATATACGATTTGTACTTTAAAAACTTTATGgtcaattttatatactacAATGCCGCCTGCATCTTTAATTGCAATCCGGTGGACTTGGGAAAAATTATCAACGATGAACAGGTGTGGGACATCCTTGTAAACTATTTTTCAAACGCATTTTTAGTGAATTATAAGAAGACAAAGACTACCAGCATCGCGGCTTCTAATCTCAACAAAGGTGCCGACAAGACGGACGAATCTGCATCACCAGAAACGTATAACGAACTGGCCAAATCGTACTACACCAATTTTGACTACGATTATATTCATAGCGGTAAGTGGAAGAAGGAAATCAATTtggaggatgaagaagctaTTTTGAAGCCGTCAGATGAAGCCGTCGAATTTGAATTTTACAATTACACCTTCCAGACGCTGGACCTGAGCAGCTAcaccttcttcattttgaagagccaaatggaggaggacaatgtgtgcaaaatttcGTCCTTCATTGAGGCCAACGGGAAGAAGTACGTCCACGTGAACAAGTACATTGCCGACTTTTTCAGTAAGAACAACAAGCGGGTCCTCTCCCACTCGGGGGGCAAGAAGGGCTCCTCTGGCGGTGGGCATGGTAGCGGGCATGGTAGTGGGCACGGCAGCGGGCATGGTAGTGGTCATGGTAGTGGTCATGGTAGCGGGAATGGTGATGGGCACGACGGGGGCGACGAAGGATATGACAGCACGGATGGGGGAGAGCACGACGGGGGAGACAAAGGATACGACAGCACAGAGGGGTATGACGGCGGAGAGGAACACGACGAACATGATGAACACGGCGAGCATGGCGAACACGACGAACATGGCGAACATGATGAGCACGACGAGCACAGCGACGCCGCTGAAGGCGGAGAGGGCGAGCACGTGAACACCTTCAACATGTTTGACGACTTCCTGGGAGACGACAAAGAAAGCAACAGCTTCATGGACCTGTTCCAAAACAACCAGATGTTCAACAAAAACCACAACCTGTTTGACAACCTCTACCACGGAgaggacgaagaggaagaaggcgAGATGTTTGCCGATAAGGAGGAAGAGCCGTTAGACATTGAGAAGCACAAGGTCTCCACCTCCATGGGAGATGTGTACCCTCTAAAAACGGAGTACACACTGAAAGAGTTGCAACACGTACATGACATTCACCCAGGATTCAGTGAACTAGATGAAGAAATAAGacaccatttttttagaaGCAAAATgttcgaaaaggaaatttccTTTACAGTCAAGGATATCCCAACAAAGATCGAAAATTATTACAAGTATTattatgaaattaaaaagaagttAAAAACGTTCGACAAATATGATGAGGAACATTATAAGATGCTACTTAAAAAGTCGAAAGAAGACCCAGAtgctttttcaaaaatagaTATAGAATTTTCCTGCACGAGGATGGGAAAGTGGCCAATTCGTGGAACCACAGGTAGATGGCTATCCGACGTTTTATGCGAAACCAAGTTGGTTCCCCAGCTGGTATACAATTATGAATATGCAGAAAAGCACCCccagaagaagaacaaaaacgaaattgaccCCAATTTGTATAccttaaaagaaaacacgAGATTAATTGGTATCGAATTTGAAGACCAAGAACCGTACAGATGTGCCATTAGTTACCTGGGggatgaaaacaaaaagacgCATTTACCAGTATCTGCAACTTTATTGGTACACGTAGCTGTGGGGTTCTGTACACTACACGGTTTTAAAAtcatttggctagctgatTCTGCCTTTGATATACACACCAATGTGTATCTAAGATATACCTCCATCCTGGAACAAGGACATACCTACTACGAACAGagcaattttgaaatttacGGACAAACGAGACTTATAGCGCAGTTGGAATATATCGCCTCTGGAATGAACATAGAAAATAATCTGATCACTTCTGGTACTTTTAAAAACAGGTACAATTTGATTAGCTACCCAGGGGCAGACTTGCAATTCTTGCTCGTCATGTCTAAGAAGGTTAAAGAGActatttacaatttaaaatttgatTGCCATAGCTGGGCGTACAAAGGATGCTCAGAATATTACCCcttgatgaagaagaataaaaaaatcgccaCAGATGAACATTACAATACAATTACGCTGAATGGAAAATATTCCAAAAAGGAATTAGAAGAAATGTATGAATGTGCATTTATGCATGATAAAACTTTCCACGAgttgaataaaatattcccTAAAGAATGTACCTTCGGCTCCAGGATAGGTGATTGCCATAGGCAAGTTAGAAAGCATATCCCCTGCTACAATGAACAGtcatgtaaatatttaatttatatttatgaaaatttttacaagcCACAGAACCATGTCAATTTGCTTAATGAGCATTTTATAAAGGTGTCCGAAAATTTAACCAAAATGTCTAGGCCATACTACTTACAGTCCATTTTGGCACTCGAACATGATATACAAATtaagaagagcaaaaaaatgaacacgcAGTATGAAGACATTGTGctgttcattttgaagaactccatattttacatttcctGGGTTACCTCCAGTGAGTACTGGAAGAGGGCGGTGTACGTGCAGGACTCGAACACGTCCTTCGCGGCGATCAATCAGGTGGAGGACTACAAAAACAAGGAGATGATTTGCCCCGTTGCCTACGGGCATGAGTTCATAGGCCACATGCTCGTGCAGTACATGAAGTTTCCGAACGATTTGTGAGCCGACCAAGgtgggagggaaaaaaagaagaggaaggaggaggggaagaatgataagaagaagaataagaagaagaaggcgaaTAAGGCGAACTTAACCGAACTGAACTGAATgggagagaagaaaaagcacCTTTCCGCATTGGGCAAAATTTCGCATCGCACGGACGCACACTTGCAAATGGGACTTTGCCCTTTTCCCCGAGTAAACTTGCCGCGTCGCTCTTTTGTTTTTAGTTTTTTGTCTCACGTGCTTTTACTTTATTGCATTTTATggcactttattttattgtatattattttatttcccccccacacacctTACGCGTATATGAAGCGGGCAACGTGGTCCGCAGGTGACCACTTGCAGGGGGAGCTGAGTGATGAAAAGTTCCATGCGGTGCGGGGCGATTGATGTGATGCGACGTGGAACTACCTGATGTGACGTGCTGTCTCGGGACGGGGCTCCTTTAGGaaacgatttttttaaaatgttcacgCTACATGCGCGAGGTTGGCGGCGCGTTTGTGTACATTTCTGCACGTGCAATTGCCCTCCTTCCCCCTGAGGCAGTCACCCCCGAATTTACAAGTGagcctttttatttttaaacacacacaaaaaaaaaggggcggtTGGGTGCTGTTCCtatgtatatacacaccCTCTACATGCATTTCATATGGAGTACTTTTGTTGCTCATTAGGAAGTTACACTGCTactatttcatatttatttctttccttgcccatttttattattaatttttttgtttgatttcgccttttttaagTATGTACATTCaaacttatatttttatgccctCTGCGCAACTGACTCTGTTTTAATAGTgtacaaaaaatggcattatattaaatggttccaagttttaaaaaaagaaattcacCAACTGAAGGGGCACTTCGCTCGGGCCATCCGCGTCGGCACGAGTTTGTAATCAAACTGGGGCAAAGTGTAGGGGCGTAGTTTACTTACCCGTTTACCGCTAATTGCGTTAATTACGCTTCTCCCTCCGCGTATGCTGTGCCACTTATGGGgaacttttgcaaaattggctCGAACAATAAAGTCTAACTTGTGCAGATGCGCTATGTGGCACGCAGTGGGTGAAACGTTAGGATAACTGTTGCCAGTGATGCGAAGTTATGCCAGCTTCATCGTTGCGCGTTTAGCGGTACCACCGTTACGGGCCCGCGTCGGGgcctttcttcttctccttcagctgaCTCTCATGAATGATCGAAACGGTAAGGCCGTTTTTCTGCAGTTctgtaaaaatggcaaagtgGGCACCTTTACAATAGCTTCATGTAGGCTACACAGTCACTTAAGTGCAACTGCGCATACGCCATGCAAAGCATTTCTGTGCAATTGCACACCCGCATGAACGTTCAGGTTGTTACCTTCACAGTATCTCTCCGCTTGCGATCTCCAAGTTGACAAAATGAGAGCCTGACCTGTGCTGTGGGCCTCTACCGTGATGGTGTGCGCCTTTGCTTTGCTTATCTGCCCAATTACCTTTACGATCATGTCCGTTACGTAGGTGAAACTGCGCAGGGTTGAGGGTgagggaagggggaaggaaaaaattcagcGACGTGTTGGAGCCTTCTCATGGGTGTACTTCCAAACACATGGAAGATGCTTACGTGAGTGTGTACAGAGAGGCGAGGGAAATAATGAAAGACCCATTAGCACTGCTCTACACACGTGCGTGGAAAAACGCCCCCCTTCGCACTTCCTCCTGTCCTACTTGTGAATGTCGTCGTTGTACAGGATGACCTTCCACGCGGTGGTCTCCTTTTCTCTCTTCTGTCTCTCTTCGCTGTAGAACTCCTTTATGTTGTCTTTTTTGATTTCCTTTACGACGTTTCTGttaggggaggggggcagaAGTTGTGCAGTTGCAATTGTGCAGTTGCAATTGTGCAGTTACAATTGTGCAGTTACAATTGTGCAATTGTGAAACGGTTCACATGGCGCAACTCGCCCGCAGGATGACCACAAAACACAGCGCCGTGAAGAACGGGGGAGCCGTCCTTACCTGagtttctttattttctccaaGTTGGAGTTATCCTGGGCctgaataaaatttttccttcccttcaGCTGGCatgggaacaaaaaaaaagggtaaagtGATGGCGCGGCGTAATGACAAGATgggaaaataggaaaaaaaaaaaaaaaaaaaaaggggaagaactgAACTAACACACCGAATGTGCTTAGCCGCTccacaaaatgagcaaaccTTGGGGGCCTTAAAGACACATCTGCCCGCGATGCTACGATCCCCAACTGTGCCAGATGCACTAATGAACTTCCACTGTCGGGTGGCGAATCTTTTGCTGCACGAATGGGTACTCCtcttacataaaaaaatacagagtaacgcgaaaaaaaaagctt contains:
- a CDS encoding hypothetical protein, conserved (encoded by transcript PVX_122810A); the protein is MMLAKLLARLAVFSLTCWLQRTHALQKECDFNFNVKLLSNIYDKYNGKHIEEPEGSTDYCTNLESLNSLKAFWQLKLKSLCTEETSILDKQVFNNICSKTYKVPHVTLSGLEVGKDVVNIEFFCAHFLYSNNKEVIKCVRHNVLKNYLDSYHIAFDLSVSQELLKQSNHVDEVLNLKNIDGLALTKRIIDDSVCRIHSSVHTFMNKHDFELFKALVGLCTKLGFHNHFIITDNIHPLTTPLFNEIPYSLNSLNFNIQNSTMYYTNYEYFVYNVKLADIDHILGSYMSPSALAVSKNNSYVTWIGLNKDNTLYKKKFAELYSLLDNNKYIDRIVQCYSKYTSKYYGSSIKYFLRYIPENKRDVMQNNPKIFIYIINGICKNIPSIHKCVEKIIFLDGIYDLYFKNFMVNFIYYNAACIFNCNPVDLGKIINDEQVWDILVNYFSNAFLVNYKKTKTTSIAASNLNKGADKTDESASPETYNELAKSYYTNFDYDYIHSGKWKKEINLEDEEAILKPSDEAVEFEFYNYTFQTLDLSSYTFFILKSQMEEDNVCKISSFIEANGKKYVHVNKYIADFFSKNNKRVLSHSGGKKGSSGGGHGSGHGSGHGSGHGSGHGSGHGSGNGDGHDGGDEGYDSTDGGEHDGGDKGYDSTEGYDGGEEHDEHDEHGEHGEHDEHGEHDEHDEHSDAAEGGEGEHVNTFNMFDDFLGDDKESNSFMDLFQNNQMFNKNHNLFDNLYHGEDEEEEGEMFADKEEEPLDIEKHKVSTSMGDVYPLKTEYTLKELQHVHDIHPGFSELDEEIRHHFFRSKMFEKEISFTVKDIPTKIENYYKYYYEIKKKLKTFDKYDEEHYKMLLKKSKEDPDAFSKIDIEFSCTRMGKWPIRGTTGRWLSDVLCETKLVPQLVYNYEYAEKHPQKKNKNEIDPNLYTLKENTRLIGIEFEDQEPYRCAISYLGDENKKTHLPVSATLLVHVAVGFCTLHGFKIIWLADSAFDIHTNVYLRYTSILEQGHTYYEQSNFEIYGQTRLIAQLEYIASGMNIENNLITSGTFKNRYNLISYPGADLQFLLVMSKKVKETIYNLKFDCHSWAYKGCSEYYPLMKKNKKIATDEHYNTITLNGKYSKKELEEMYECAFMHDKTFHELNKIFPKECTFGSRIGDCHRQVRKHIPCYNEQSCKYLIYIYENFYKPQNHVNLLNEHFIKVSENLTKMSRPYYLQSILALEHDIQIKKSKKMNTQYEDIVLFILKNSIFYISWVTSSEYWKRAVYVQDSNTSFAAINQVEDYKNKEMICPVAYGHEFIGHMLVQYMKFPNDL
- a CDS encoding ATP-dependent Clp protease adaptor protein ClpS containing protein (encoded by transcript PVX_122815A; Apicoplast targeted protein. Curated by Stuart Ralph, Walter and Eliza Hall Institute of Medical Research, Australia.); its protein translation is MCDFQKAFFFALLCIFLCKRSTHSCSKRFATRQWKFISASGTVGDRSIAGRCVFKAPKLKGRKNFIQAQDNSNLEKIKKLRNVVKEIKKDNIKEFYSEERQKREKETTAWKVILYNDDIHNFTYVTDMIVKVIGQISKAKAHTITVEAHSTGQALILSTWRSQAERYCEELQKNGLTVSIIHESQLKEKKKGPDAGP